A single window of Halobacillus naozhouensis DNA harbors:
- the rpoE gene encoding DNA-directed RNA polymerase subunit delta has product MSVKELSKKQIEEISMIDFATLILEEKREAMDFNDIFDRISSMKGFTEAQKEQYIAQFYTDLNVDGQFMTIGTNRWGLKSWYPVEQIEEEIASLAQKRKKKKKKKKKKPSKLLEDELGAEGYDDSDDDLEDDIDLTDEELDLDDDDDDYEGDYEEDDLDEEEKEIVDEDVSFVGDEDEEDKS; this is encoded by the coding sequence GTGAGTGTAAAAGAACTGAGTAAAAAACAGATTGAAGAAATATCTATGATTGATTTCGCAACATTAATTTTGGAAGAAAAGAGAGAAGCGATGGATTTTAATGATATCTTTGATCGCATTTCTTCTATGAAAGGATTTACTGAAGCTCAGAAAGAACAATATATTGCCCAGTTTTACACAGATTTAAATGTAGACGGTCAATTCATGACAATTGGAACGAATAGATGGGGTCTGAAAAGCTGGTACCCTGTAGAACAAATAGAAGAGGAAATCGCTAGTCTCGCGCAAAAGCGTAAAAAAAAGAAGAAGAAGAAAAAAAAGAAACCTTCCAAGCTGCTTGAAGATGAGTTAGGGGCAGAAGGATATGATGATAGCGATGATGACCTCGAAGATGACATCGATCTGACTGATGAGGAACTGGACCTTGATGACGACGATGATGATTACGAAGGTGACTACGAAGAAGACGATTTGGATGAAGAAGAAAAAGAGATCGTAGATGAGGATGTCAGCTTTGTTGGTGATGAAGATGAGGAAGATAAATCCTAA